In the genome of Oryzias melastigma strain HK-1 linkage group LG19, ASM292280v2, whole genome shotgun sequence, the window AGAACAGTTTAAGAGATCAATGCCATTATATACATTCAGGACATCGGCTCTGAACTCTAGACTTCACTGATGTTAATCCACAGTTAAGAGTTCTTAACGTGTTCTGATAGCTTTCTATTAATTgcaaattgaaataatttataattttcttccttttttaatagattctgctcacttttgttcactttaagaaCTCAAAACACCtcttaaatcaattttatctaaattaatttaaaatttttgacaaagaaaattcaaattattttataaagtaaaactcaccaatttaaattaattttcaatgaCATCTGGGGAAGAATTAACACCAAATTGATGAAATTATACAGAAAGAAATGTATGAAGCTCAGACCTGTAGATATAAAAAGAACATCCCAAACAGGCTGTTCGGAGGTGAAGATCAGGTAGAAATCAGCTTTAATTCTGTGTTACATAATACCATTAAACAATTCAGAGAACTGAGAGAAATTTCCACACATGCTTGATAAGAACAGAAGCTTCCATTGAATGACTGCGATCTCTGAGCTGTTACGGAGCACAGCATTAAAAATAGACACGATGACAAAGAAACGCGACTTTGAGAGAATTTCTGTTGGATTATAACACAGAAATGGAACAGGACAAACTCGATTCAGAAAGCTTCTCTGAACCTGGAGAGGTGGAaagcttttttcccctccaaaTATGTAGTAAacccacatttaaaaaaaataggagtgataaagaagttattttttttaacatgtttgaaacCTTCCCTGCAGCGTAGAGCGGCTTTCTGTTGACATTTGACCTTAACCATCTAAAAGTACATGTGAGAAGTTCTCTAACTGGAAACATGTTTAAAGcaagagtggaaaaaaatgtaaaatctaaaGGGCATTTATTGCATTTGTTGCACACTCTTGAATGATGCTCATCAAGACGTGCGTGGGTTTTCAgaactttctttaatttttcttgaaCTTACAGCTCGGGACTCGCGACTTTCGCTATTACACGTGCGCCTTCAGTCATCTCCAACTCTCGCTCTCTCTCGCgctaacacataaaaaaaaacatctaatttcaGGACCCCTTCGCTGTCCACACTCTGCCTGAAAGTAAAATCCCTACGTTTTACACTGAAATAACATTAGGTTGCACGTGATCATCTGTGGTCCCCCACACATTTCCCACTTTTTTTGCCACTTTTGGAACCATGCAAAcagttaaaatcattttttattttcaaaagaataacatgtatttattcTACATcctttattgtttaatttttttctaatttgatttaatttaatttttttcctattttagtttaatttaatttatatttttttattaaaaaacgttatattttattttgtttttttattttatttaatttcaattttagttttatttttaaactacaacaacatattttattttattttaagtaaagcaCTTTTAGGTGTTCTATAAGAGGCAAagtgctgtataaataaaggtggggaaaaaaaacaatggatcATTTATGCTTTATTTGAATGTGGGCTTCATTTTACATACTTCCTCATTCCTGCTGGTCTaatgtctgttttgtgtttatgttcatgtaatttttcaaaacaCCTTCTGTGAAAACGTCATCCAAGGTCTCTGAGATTAAAGGTAAGTTTGATTCAAGTTCATTAAAATACTAACTGGAATCTAATTAAAGAAGATCACTTTAACCTGTTAGGCCCATCTGTTGACCTaatgaggtttttctttttttttttaaatgcagatgCAGTTATTGATCTTGTTTCACTAACAGAACATTGAGAAGATAAATCCTCATAAACTTCactactaaaaatatatatttgaagtaactttttttttgtttcaaattacaGACCTACATGTGCAGAGTCAGTAAAGCCTAATTTTCATTGCTCCTTGTAGCCTACAAATGTtaaggattttaaaattttaataaatttagcCTTGCATATACGTTTGACTAAAGATTTTATACTACGGCACATGAACTTGAATTAATTTCTTGACGCCAATTGATGCAAATGTGCATCAAACCGCTTTTGCTTCAATATAATCTCAATTTAGCATCTACATGAAAGCAaaatatgattcattttttgtgttcattgctgaaaataaatttttgtATTTAGGGTTAACATTTCAAAGGTGATTtacagtgtttatttttatattttttaaaattttcatgaAATTTCTATTTCTTCAATTCAATGTTTTGGTACTTTTCTAGAGTTTCAATAAACTATTACGTATGCTACTATGTCTATCTCTTAACCTCTGGgggacttgttttttttttttactttattgataaattgatttaaaaaatgtttctgcacctcaatcttttttatatatattgcttttttaatatataatgtTATTCTAAAGTTGACAAACCTCGACTAACAGCAGCTTCAGctatgtgcttttattttgtagcagtcatcaataaaacctcaactttcttttcttttttttttctttaaattaggttttacttttttgtctaaagaaaagtacatacagaaaaataaaatataaaaggtttttaaattcTCAGGCCCTGACCTGCAGGCCTTTCAGAGcatttaaaaagcaacaagcattttatttttcaagatcCATTTCCTAATAAGAGGTGTGGTGTGTTAgacttcaaattaaatattttaatttacctATTTTTATTAGTAgatgttatttaatttatttatcttaaatattttttcttgtcaGTCTAATCGGacatacttctttttttccactcattgtttacctgtatttttttttttttggaacaaagaaaaacctaaagACTCTCCTCTGATTGAAATTTTcattcaataaataaagaactttgtgaaatataaaacgcagctgagtgtgtgtgtctgaacGGGGATGATGTGTGCTGCTTGTGTGTCTAAGCATATGATTTTGAGTGGAGTAATTTAGCAGATGAGCGGCTGGCCATTGTTAGAGGGATAATCTGGCTCTTGCTGCTCAGATAGGTTAACATCAATCAGATTAATCCAGATTACTCCAACCACACCAGACATGCTGGGAGCCTGCCTCCTTCCCCTGCCTGCTTctccatcaatttttttttttcacctagtTTCACTTATTCATGCCTCACTTAACCTTCGCCTGCCTCTTCAAAGAGCTGTTCATGTCCTCTAAAAACATATATCTGTCACTGGGGTGaaaaatgatggagaaaaatgTACCCTAAATGcatttatacattaaaaaacttttttttctttgaaaaatgcaaaaaaaatgccaaaaaataaacatttcatatCATTTCATACCAGTATTTTACCTACAACAggattataacattttttaattaatttatattaatttatttacttaaatcataaaataaaattttgagaaaaataatcctattattaaaaacatatgcTGCAATAACTATACATTCttacagttttccttttttagtggttttgctgcttgtttttattgtttttattacttcaaAAATTTTGCACAAATTATGCACAGAAATAGTTAGTAGCTGTCCAGATGagattttctaataaatgtttaaatattctttatatACTTTAACTACTGGAGCATAAACCAGTAATATAATCCTTATTTGCATCATTCTCCTTATATTATTTTCCCTAATTCACATGATAAATACACTGACTTTTGTTAAGGTGCaggaagttattctgcatttaattggtgttggaagatttttgtgtgtttttctagtTGGAGAGTCATTTTTTCGATCATTCCGACACCccgtgaacgcagcatttctctaagtttccCTGAAGGAAATCAAACCATTGGTGCAATCGGcactaaagctaaagtcacagttgtaaaataaaacccccaaaatgttctttttatcatatatatttgtttttcaatccaaataaaaagtgtatttattcagatttgatgtcatttctttctctaatgaggtggattaccaaaacactccttacatctgctcttgatccggcccttctgtcaaattttggagccctttgtggcccaaaagtcaaaaagtttgcccaccccttcATGAACCAATGaattcatgtttgtgttgaGGTTAAATACAAAAGTTGGTAGGAAAAAGTAGGACGGCTCATCAAAATAGACCTATAGGCGAGAGAAAATGCCATTATTATTTTGTGAAGTGTGTTCAGTAACGGGAAGaatggatttttaaagttttttttccttattgttAAATTTGCCTAACAATCAATTATTATCTGTAATTCTTTACTTTTCGTAGTTACATTAGCTGCACTGGGATGAGccagaagtcttttattttgaaaggaagtcattagcttctgtcaaaagtaaaaaaaaagagaaaatgatagtttctctttatatttttgtttttattcagaaaaataaagaaactggGTCTTGATCTGTAAGAAACTGGTCCACATGGCTCGGTTCAGTTAAAATAAGCCGCTCTGATGAAACTTGATGAACAGCTCAGTCAAACGTTCTAAAGATTGACATGTCAACATCTCTGACCGTTTGCTTTTGGtgttaatcaaaaatataaaaaaaaaaaatctggttttgtAGAGCTATAAAAATAGAATTGAGTaataagaaaactttttaaagaaccgTATTTAGAGAATATTCCTGAAAGATCTCTAATGTTAGCTATAAGTTTCAAAGCCgtccaggaaaaacaaaacaacaggaACAATTGGACCATTTGGGCACTAATTCATGGATGCTTAGTTATTGGCTCTACAACGGACTGCtgaactgtccagggtgtaccccccCTTCACCCTCCAGTAGCTGGGTAGGCCCCAGGAACCCCATGACCCCGAATGGCACAATAGCAGGTTTAGAAATGGGATGGATTCATTATTTAGACTCAAGTGTGAGGATTCTAAAAgtctttgcagatttttttttcattgtttttaagagaaatcCATGACACAAGTAAGAGGCATATAGATTTAAAATACTACTATCCACGTATTATGAagaatttattgttttagcaacaatttacagtttaaaaaacaactcagaAACACAAGAAGTTCTTAAAACTGCTGCACACTTTAACAAAATACTACAAAAGCTCCAACGCGACACACTCAAAATCAAGTGGACTCTGCAGTTATTTAAACCTGAATGTTGgtttttgaataaacaaaaataaccaaaagaaACCCTCAAATGTGAAAATTGGCTTTTATTGTTGAAGCTacttaaaatgatcaaacatttacttattaccatttttttggTTAAGCATTCGTGGCTCCTAAAATAATGCAAACccctcataaataaaaaaatatatatagtttagaCTACTTTTTACTTTACCCACCACACAGTTTGACAATCATGAAGTTGTCTGCAAActgattcaaaaatgtttggaagtctcttttttcacacttttattttgtaagactGGACACTTTCTGCAAAGAGGGACAGATTTAGAGAGGTAAGCCTCCATTCTTTATAGTCCTTTAATAGTATAACattgaatttaaatgaatttcttattgattttatgaaaggaGATGCCAGCCGGTGGaaatctgaatacagaccacatTTATCCCACTTTAAACAGACCTGGTTTAAGAGGATACGTCAAATAATtcaatacatttcatttaaagcTATATTCAGCCCAGTCAATAAATGATTCATGATCCTGAGATAGTAGAACTGAATGAAAACAACTGTTTCCCCTTCGTCCTCTTTGTTTCTCTGACACACTGAGGCTGTTAATTTGCTCTAAATCTGCCAGCCAGTTGCTGCTTCAAGCTCCagctgtttgtatttttggctGCTGGTGTTGATTCATCACCAAAtcgattaattaaaaataacccaaagtGGCGAGGTGACGCCGACAAAACAGCGGATAATTATGTTATTAGAGCCTTTACATCTGGCCTCGCTGTCCTAATCTGTAGTCTGAAGCCCTGCACATGTGAGGAATTATTAGTCAAATTAAgtgattattttgtttgtttgtccacCCATCTGGTTACatagttgtgtgtttgtgtgtcaggtGTTTTTGAGCTCACCTGCGGCTGCAGCACTGGCATAGTTTAACTAACGCCTCCCTGATAGGACAGCAGGATTAGTTTAGTATGGGGTATTGGGTTACAAACCAATCAGGCAGTGGGATTAGGTGCACAGGTACAGTTACTTGAGTACCTGTCATCCTCGGCTTAGGAGTGACCACACACGTTTGGCATCATTTGGCGCTGCCAGGATGAGAAACCGAAATGTTCTCCATGAATCTTTGCTGGATGGGTAAAAGAAACCCTCCGAGAGGCCAAGGTGACCCTTTGTCCCGCAGGTTAGGATCACGTTAGCATACAGAACTTTGTCCATTCGGctgaccccccccctcctctgccTGGTTTTGTGGGTACCATTGTCCACCAGATTCTCCTGGAGACCTGCACCGGCACAAAAGCACAACAAAGACTCAGGAAGTGATTAGTGGCTTAACGAGGAGGAGGCTTTGGGGAGGGAGTTAGAGGGATGTATGGCCTTTTCCAAGAGACTGGTAAGGAGGTTAAAGTTTCATGGCTTAAGAGGTTAGTTTTAAGTTGTGGAGGTCAGCAGCGAGGTTAATTAGGAGTCTGGCCTTTGTTTACTAGGAAAATAAGGAGGGGCGATGGAGATTTTACTTTGTCTCGGCTGTGTGTTCCTTCAACCAAAGTGTCATCCACCCGTCTTTCAGCCGTCTCCTCCTCCGGGATCCATCGCTAAATAAAGACGTGAATGAATTAACTTAGTTGTAGCCATCACCATCCCTCCACTACCTCCTAGTGTTGTTCCTCAAGTATGTTTGGCATGTCCTTCCTGCTCGGATTAAAAGAATACCTTTTTCAATTTAAAGGagctctgtgtgtgtttctcaTTGTTCTGCTGgtaaaacagaagaagaaaaatgttactttGTCTGCCACAGATCCTCATGAGAGCGGAGTGAGAGatgtggaaaaaagaaacactaaaaactcacttaaaaagtttcagttttatttaaataaatatttaaatccaattaaccatttttttatttgtataactTTATTAGTTAAAATCAGGGTCTGTAACCTGAGACTGCTCTGAACAAACAACTggtatttagttttagtcataattATTTAGTTAATAATGTTATTTACtctatgtttacattttaacatgtaAGATAATGGAGCAAAGTTGTggcaaaaaagtttaatctgtTAGAATAATCTGAAATCATAAACTCTCATCTCATTTAACTCAAAACagaaggtattttattttgaaatgaactaaaaatgcccttctgaaaaaaattaatgtaagataaaattgttatatatataaaaatatgcaCTTTTATAGATATAAATACCTAAAagtgagattttattttaaaaagtgtgtttttctgaaCAGAAAGTGTAACTTTGTGAATCTCGTTTGAGAAACtcgaccaaatggctcttttattgttgaaggttgcagacctctagtttaaataaattaataaaacacttACATTATATTtgacataattaaaattttactatatttgtgccacaacacaaaaaagtgaaactttctacttttaaaaatgttacatccCAGCTTTGAGGagaatattttgtttgataaacTTCAGCTGAAATTCCAAAATGTGTCTCCatctttacctttttatttcagGAGTAAGCAAAGGAGACATTTTACTCCTCATCTCTTTAATTGCTGtactttcagagaaaaatgagaaattgtactgagattaaaaaaaaaatcaacaagacTGATGTTTGAATTggttaaaaacatgcttttgctcatttttattcaaaattattcaGGTTGTTTGCCCAATagttgctgggataggctccagcaaccccaaaagTGATtaattggatttaaaaaatagatgtgTAATACACACATTGTTgttctgaaaacacaaagactgcTTATTTGAGGTGTTTAGAATTCTTTACCTTAATTTTTAGttgatataaaacatttagGAAACAGCTGTATAAGatcttctaaaataaaagattaatcaAGTCCACTTGACtgcttttatctttattattgttttaatattttgacaTAATTTTCCAGGTTTTAGGAGAATCTGcagctgcacggtggtgcagtggttagcaccctCCCCTCACAGCAGGAAGGccgtggttcaaatcccagctgggacatTTCCTGGTGGAGTTTGCACGTTCTCTTCTTGCATGTGCTTCCTCACACAGCccaaaaacaggcttcataGGGTTAATGGTATCTCTAATTTGGCCCTTGGTGTGCATGCGAGCGTGTGGCCCTGCGACCCCGCCTTTACCTTGGCGACCCCGTGACCCAGAAAGGGATTCAGTGGCTTCCAAAAaaatggagggatggatgaagaatttggacaaacatttcttttagaaaataagacaaaaaattgacaaatatttgatttgtagcacttaaattaaattttaaaataaaatatgagtaATAATGATGCatacatttagatttaaatggaaaaaaatccttaaaataacATCATTTTTTACAAATCACCATTATTATtggcaaatatttatttaaaaatatagaacttttttataaattatttattatatccAGGATTAGTGATggtaattaatgaaaaaaaatactgtaccGTATTTAATCATTTGCTAACttcttactttatttatttttcatgtcaaaGCTCATTTGATCGGATTCAGTCTGAGCTATAAAGTGGCACACGGCTCCTCGCCCTAGCATGCCGGGACATCTGTCCTTTGGGGTAATTGGCATTAACTCCTTAATGCGGAGCGACCCCATTTTTGACGCCCAACATATCACATTTATAAGTGTGTTGGAacaaaaatagtcttttttttttttttacattttcttcatttcataAGTGCACTTCAATCCAAAAGCATGAACTCCAGCCACACTTCCATACTTCCTTCTTCATAATCACATAAACCTCCATTATGATGTTGTGGAGGAGGTGCCCCCCAAAAAAGGAGGGCGTGGAGCAGATGTGTGTCTTCACACAGGAGTGTCGACGTGCTCCACAGCATATGGTCCGGTGCAGCCGAATGCTAATGTTGATTGAATATGCTGCTCCATTACACTAATGTTAGCCGGCTGCCTCTTTGCTAATCCAGTGAGTTTATTAGGAAATAGAAAAGTGATCAGAAAGTGATTAGAGTGATGGGACACCACTTAGGGAAACATACGCTTTCAGGCCTGGATGAGATTTCTGATCACACTGATCAGCGTTACTGCTGTTAATGTTACAAGCAGCTTACTGCAGGACTAGAGCGGCTATGAGATTCAGGTGGATGCAGGaataaagttattattttgCCTTAAATGTCCCTTCCTGCAGTGGAGTCCTTAAATGAACAGGTATAACTTAACCCTTTGATGCAAACGCACATTATGTTACAAatttaccttaatttagcatggattttaaagagaaaatatgtattttttttaatatacatgaAATAAGAATAATGAATAGAAGTCTAGAAAGATGGAGGAACATAAACAAAGACCTCATATTGAGAATACACTtataaaaccatgtttttaatctgtttaaggctttaaagtttaattttaactcacactttttttcatttgagttcATATTTTTGTCTAACTTAAGTTTCTTTTGACTCATAAAGTCTGGAAAACTaatgcaaaaatacaaatttcacataaaaataaagtttatttttcatatatttaacatttctatgccttattgaattttttcacaaacaaatacataataaCTTTTAAAGACATTCTATTAGCATAtaatacattcatttttatagcatgtaaaaaacagaaaattaaattcCTGGACAAATATGAATACCAAACTTATGGATCTTTATTTGGTATAACATcaacaaaactgtattttatataCTAATTTGTTGATTCATGGTTTATAAAATATGTGTCATGTAACTGtaacaattttgtaaaaatattatttgacgCTTTAAAGGCTGGACTGTCAGAAAGTTCTCTTGTCCAGCTTTTCCATTCGGAGTGAGATAAGTCCTCAGCTTGATTGGCAGCGTTTCCATAGCAACCCCGCATCAGCTCAGGGCCGTCCAATGAGGAGTCAAGCCTTGACTCCCTCCCTGACTCCCAGGTGAAACTAAAGAGTCGGCTTTAAGCAGATTTCTCTTAGTGTTTACACAAACTCTCTCTGTTTGCTTTCCCCCGCGCGCGCTCAGATGGTGTTCAGAGCTCCGCTTGACTTTTTCTCCGCGTCCCGCCTCCTCCTGCCTCATTTCGCAGATGGCCCCCCTGTCCTGCCCGGGTCCCGGTCTCCGGATCACCCTCCCGCCGGGTTCCCGTCCCTCGCGCTGCCAGGACTCTGCTTCTCCGCCACGCAGATCGCCAGCGTGTGCGAGACTCTGGAGGAGACCGGGGACATCGAGCGGCTGGCCCGCTTCCTCTGGTCTCTCCCGGTGACCACGGACGGCCGCGACTCCATCTCCGAGCACGAATCGGTGCAGCGCGCGCGCGCCGTGGTGGCCTTCCACACGGGATGCTACCGGGAGCTGTACCGCATCCTGGAGACGCACCGCTTTACGCGCGCCTCACACAGCAAACTGCAGGCCATGTGGCTGGAAGCTCACTACCGGGAGGCGGAGAAGCTCCGGGGGAGGCCGCTGGGTCCGGTGGACAAGTACCGAGTACGGAAGAAGTTCCCCTTACCCAGAACCATCTGGGACGGAGAGCAGAAGACGCACTGCTTTAAAGAGCGCACGCGGGGGCTTTTGAGAGAGTGGTACCTGCAGGACCCATACCCCAACCCGGGAAAGAAGCGGGAGCTGGCCCACGCCACGGGACTGACCCCGACTCAAGTGGGTAACTGGTTTAAAAACCGGAGACAGCGGGACCGCGCAGCAGCTGCTAAGAACAGGtcagtttttttatctttatacgTAAAATCTTACTCagaagctgcatttttttatatttgcaaaCCATTGCACATGTCCTAGTCTTCGTCTTAATCTTCTTTATTGCTCACTCACTTTCTTTTTCATGAAGCTGTGCCGGCACAGACTGACAAGATTGTGCGTAAAAGGCTAACTCATGCGTAAAAGCGCACAGCCATTCAGCTTGTagggttttgtgttttctcagtGAGTGTGAGCAGGTCGATCTTACTTTCCCTTATACATTTCCTTCAGGGTCAGTGTGCAGGTCAGTCAATCTGCAGGGTACAAATTGCCTTTTTACGcatgaaaatagttttatattttttcaaaaaacaatcaggatgtcacgtttttttattttattttttttgtttttattttatttttgaacacatttcttCTTCCTGTCCAGGTTGCAGCATCACCGCATCTGTCCAGACGGCGCGTGCACGCTGAGTGGGGGAGACAGCAGCGCAGAGCGGGCAGACGGAGAAACGTTCCTCTCAGTAACGGACAGTGACTCGGACCTGGATGTCTAAAAATTTAcgctcctttttttaaaacaatgagGAGATAAGGACACTTGTAGGTGTGGAAATAAGGCCAAGTTTTGTGGTTTAAGAAAGACACATcctggttaaaaacaaattcgTGTTGCTATAGAGaaataactgaataaataacagtaaatgttatttaagattaaaccgttttttatttctttaacttgatgttttttgtaTCCAAAGTtgcaaaacatacattttaactaTCAGTTATTATGTTGAACTGGATCTTTTGCAAATGCTGGATTTCTGTAAAACTGTCAAACTAAAAACTCCCCAAACAAGCCctcattatctttttttttttttttaccatttttactAAACGATTTTCCCTATTAGATCCTTTGGAGTGAGTCCTGCTGTAGACAATCAATACCAGCAAATCCTACCTCCTTTTGTACCTGATGAAAAGCTTAGTtgattctgttttcattttgttttcaccaCAGTTTCCTTTAAGGCTCACTGTGAAGAAGCTTGTGTCAAAGCAGCATGATATGTCATTCTATGCTGGAGATGAATAAATGCTTCggtattttatataaataaaggtatTTATGTAAGGCTCTTGTTTTATACCTGTAACGATGCATGTGTCATGATTTTACGGAAGTAGCTTATGGtattaagcttttatttaactattttcaTACTAATACAAAGTTAGCactaatcatattttttttaatttctgtaaaaaacttttataaaaaaaacagaattaccTTTTATTTCAAGCTCTAATAAATTAGATtgttatcagttttttttatttctcactaTTCCAACATTCGATGAACtgtaagaacaaataaataaatatataaatgaaaagggaaaaaaaagtaagtaagtagataagtaaataaattaattaataagtaATTTTTACTTATACTACTTTTTCATGCAGATAAAAGCTTGagtttaaatgttctttaatagATAGGAATGTGGGGTTCATTGATTTTGCAAACCATCCATGAAATTCTGAcattatttacacatattttttattcaaatttaaacattttcaaaaagagTTTTAGTCTCCAGTTCTCATGAACTGATCATCCATGACCACAATTTAAATACCAATTAAAATACCTTAGAGCGATGGCGCACgacagcaccctctagtggtaaGACGAAGACACTTTCACCTTCACGCCACCAAATACAGTTTAGTTATCCTTAgatgttaaaatatatacacccaaccagattttaaaaaatctgcacttgtaaaatgtaaataaaactaaagtttatgaTAATCAAAAGCAGCGTTTttgtcttcattaaaaaaatacatacgaTACAATGCATATTCTACCTGTTCAACTGAGAGATGCTTCAGCTTATAAAATACctttttcaaaatcattttcaaagaaggaattttttttaatctaattagCAAAAGtaaggttttaaatgtattaaaatccTCCCACAATCACAACGTTTAGCTTTACAAAgggggtgattttttttcttcgaggtgtccctgaacgcaccaccCATGACATCAGCGTCTCGACCTGACGGCATCTGTATGTGATGCACCCTTCCAGCCAGCAGGTGGCGCCG includes:
- the six3b gene encoding homeobox protein SIX3b, which translates into the protein MVFRAPLDFFSASRLLLPHFADGPPVLPGSRSPDHPPAGFPSLALPGLCFSATQIASVCETLEETGDIERLARFLWSLPVTTDGRDSISEHESVQRARAVVAFHTGCYRELYRILETHRFTRASHSKLQAMWLEAHYREAEKLRGRPLGPVDKYRVRKKFPLPRTIWDGEQKTHCFKERTRGLLREWYLQDPYPNPGKKRELAHATGLTPTQVGNWFKNRRQRDRAAAAKNRLQHHRICPDGACTLSGGDSSAERADGETFLSVTDSDSDLDV